One Loxodonta africana isolate mLoxAfr1 chromosome 4, mLoxAfr1.hap2, whole genome shotgun sequence genomic region harbors:
- the NFE2 gene encoding transcription factor NF-E2 45 kDa subunit isoform X1 translates to MPPCPPQHSRNRVTQLPTPDLGEMELTWQEIMSITELQGLNTPSEPSFESPASAPYPGPPQPPAYCPCSIHPDAGFPLPPPPYELPAPTSHVQDSPYSYGNMAIPVSKPLTLSGLLSEPLSDPLALLDIGLPAGTPKPQEDPESDSGLSLNYSDAESLELEGTEAGRRRNDYVEMYPVEYPYSLMPNSLAHPNYSLPPTETPLALEPSSGPVRAKPTARGEAGSRDERRALAMKIPFPTDKIVNLPVDDFNELLARYPLTESQLALVRDIRRRGKNKVAAQNCRKRKLETIVQLERELERLGSERERLLRARGEADRTLDAMRQQLTQLYQDIFQHLRDGAGNSYSPEEYALQQAADGAIFLVPRGTKTEATD, encoded by the exons ATGCCCCCTTGTCCTCCCCAGCACAGCAGGAACAGGGTGACACAGCTGCCTACTCCGGATCTGGGCGAGATGGAACTGACTTGGCAAGAGATCATGTCCATCACTGAGCTGCAG GGCCTAAACACTCCAAGTGAGCCATCGTTTGAgtccccagcctcagccccataCCCTGGGCCCCCACAACCCCCAGCTTACTGCCCCTGCTCAATTCACCCCGATGCTGGCTTTCCCCTTCCTCCACCACCCTATGAGCTCCCAGCACCCACATCCCATGTACAAGATTCCCCATACTCCTATGGCAACATGGCCATACCAGTCTCCAAGCCACTGACCCTCTCAGGCCTGCTCAGTGAACCCCTCTCAGACCCCTTGGCCCTCCTGGACATTGGGCTGCCTGCGGGGACTCCCAAGCCCCAAGAAGACCCAGAATCAGACTCGGGATTATCCCTCAACTATAGTGATGCTGAATCTCTTGAGCTGGAGGGGACAGAGGCTGGACGGCGGCGCAACGACTATGTAGAGATGTACCCAGTGGAGTACCCCTACTCACTTATGCCAAACTCCTTGGCCCATCCCAATTACTCCTTGCCACCTACTGAGACCCCCCTGGCCTTAGAGCCCTCCTCAGGCCCTGTGCGGGCCAAGCCTACTGCACGGGGAGAGGCAGGGAGCCGGGATGAGCGTAGGGCCCTGGCCATGAAGATCCCCTTTCCCACGGACAAGATTGTCAACTTGCCGGTAGATGACTTTAATGAGTTGTTGGCACGGTACCCACTGACTGAGAGCCAGCTGGCACTAGTCAGGGACATCCGACGGCGGGGCAAGAACAAGGTGGCCGCCCAAAACTGCCGCAAGAGAAAGCTGGAGACCATCGTGCAGCTGGAGCGGGAACTGGAGCGGCTGGGCAGTGAGCGGGAGAGGCTTCTTCGGGCCCGTGGGGAGGCAGACCGGACACTGGATGCCATGCGCCAACAGCTGACCCAGCTGTATCAGGACATTTTCCAGCACCTGCGGGACGGAGCAGGCAACAGCTACTCCCCTGAGGAGTATGCATTGCAACAGGCTGCTGATGGGGCCATCTTCCTGGTGCCCCGGGGAACCAAGACGGAGGCCACAGACTGA
- the NFE2 gene encoding transcription factor NF-E2 45 kDa subunit isoform X2: protein MAIPVSKPLTLSGLLSEPLSDPLALLDIGLPAGTPKPQEDPESDSGLSLNYSDAESLELEGTEAGRRRNDYVEMYPVEYPYSLMPNSLAHPNYSLPPTETPLALEPSSGPVRAKPTARGEAGSRDERRALAMKIPFPTDKIVNLPVDDFNELLARYPLTESQLALVRDIRRRGKNKVAAQNCRKRKLETIVQLERELERLGSERERLLRARGEADRTLDAMRQQLTQLYQDIFQHLRDGAGNSYSPEEYALQQAADGAIFLVPRGTKTEATD from the coding sequence ATGGCCATACCAGTCTCCAAGCCACTGACCCTCTCAGGCCTGCTCAGTGAACCCCTCTCAGACCCCTTGGCCCTCCTGGACATTGGGCTGCCTGCGGGGACTCCCAAGCCCCAAGAAGACCCAGAATCAGACTCGGGATTATCCCTCAACTATAGTGATGCTGAATCTCTTGAGCTGGAGGGGACAGAGGCTGGACGGCGGCGCAACGACTATGTAGAGATGTACCCAGTGGAGTACCCCTACTCACTTATGCCAAACTCCTTGGCCCATCCCAATTACTCCTTGCCACCTACTGAGACCCCCCTGGCCTTAGAGCCCTCCTCAGGCCCTGTGCGGGCCAAGCCTACTGCACGGGGAGAGGCAGGGAGCCGGGATGAGCGTAGGGCCCTGGCCATGAAGATCCCCTTTCCCACGGACAAGATTGTCAACTTGCCGGTAGATGACTTTAATGAGTTGTTGGCACGGTACCCACTGACTGAGAGCCAGCTGGCACTAGTCAGGGACATCCGACGGCGGGGCAAGAACAAGGTGGCCGCCCAAAACTGCCGCAAGAGAAAGCTGGAGACCATCGTGCAGCTGGAGCGGGAACTGGAGCGGCTGGGCAGTGAGCGGGAGAGGCTTCTTCGGGCCCGTGGGGAGGCAGACCGGACACTGGATGCCATGCGCCAACAGCTGACCCAGCTGTATCAGGACATTTTCCAGCACCTGCGGGACGGAGCAGGCAACAGCTACTCCCCTGAGGAGTATGCATTGCAACAGGCTGCTGATGGGGCCATCTTCCTGGTGCCCCGGGGAACCAAGACGGAGGCCACAGACTGA
- the HNRNPA1 gene encoding heterogeneous nuclear ribonucleoprotein A1 isoform X2, whose translation MSKSESPKEPEQLRKLFIGGLSFETTDESLRSHFEQWGTLTDCVVMRDPNTKRSRGFGFVTYSTVEEVDAAMNARPHKVDGRVVEPKRAVSREDSQRPGAHLTVKKIFVGGIKEDTEEHHLRDYFEQYGKIEVIEIMTDRGSGKKRGFAFVTFDDHDSVDKIVIQKYHTVNGHNCEVRKALSKQEMASASSSQRGRSGSGNFGGGRGGGFGGNDNFGRGGNFSGRGGFGGSRGGGGYGGSGDGYNGFGNDGGYGGGGGPGYSGGSRGYGSGGQGYGNQGSGYGGSGSYNNGGGGGGFGGGSGSNFGGGGSYNDFGSYNNQSSNFGPMKGGNFGGRSSGPYGGGGQYFAKPRNQGGYGGSSSSSSYGSGRRF comes from the exons ATGTCTAAGTCAGAG TCTCCTAAAGAGCCCGAACAGCTGCGGAAACTCTTCATCGGAGGTTTGAGCTTTGAAACAACGGATGAGAGTTTGAGGAGCCATTTTGAGCAATGGGGGACGCTCACGGACTGTGTG GTAATGAGAGATCCAAACACCAAGCGCTCCAGAGGCTTTGGGTTTGTTACTTATTCTACTGTGGAGGAGGTGGATGCAGCCATGAATGCAAGGCCACACAAAGTAGACGGAAGAGTTGTGGAACCAAAGAGGGCTGTCTCACGAGAA GACTCTCAAAGACCAGGTGCCCATTTAACTGTGAAAAAGATCTTTGTTGGTGGCATTAAAGAAGACACTGAAGAACATCATCTAAGAGATTATTTTGAGCAGTATGGGAAAATTGAAGTGATTGAAATCATGACGGACCGAGGCAGTGGCAAGAAGAGGGGCTTTGCTTTTGTTACTTTTGATGACCATGACTCCGTAGATAAGATTGTCA ttCAGAAATACCATACTGTGAATGGACACAACTGTGAAGTAAGGAAAGCCCTGTCAAAGCAAGAGATGGCCAGTGCTTCATCCAGCCAAAGAG GTCGAAGTGGTTCTGGAAACTTTGGTGGCGGCCGTGGAGGTGGTTTtggtgggaatgacaactttGGTCGTGGAGGAAACTTCAGTGGGCGTG GTGGCTTTGGTGGCAGCCGTGGTGGTGGTGGATATGGAGGCAGTGGGGACGGTTATAACGGATTTGGTAATGACG GTGGTTATGGAGGAGGAGGCGGTCCTGGTTACTCTGGAGGAAGCAGAGGCTATGGAAGTGGTGGACAGGGTTATGGAAACCAGGGCAGTGGCTATGGCGGGAGTGGCAGCTATAACAACGGAGGAGGCGGAGGCGGCTTTGGCGGTGGTAGTG GAAGCAATTTTGGAGGTGGCGGAAGCTACAATGATTTTGGCAGTTACAACAATCAGTCTTCAAATTTTGGACCCATGAAGGGTGGAAACTTTGGAGGCAGAAGCTCTGGCCCTTATGGTGGTGGAGGTCAATACTTTGCCAAACCACGAAACCAAG gTGGCTATGGCGGTTCAAGCAGCAGCAGTAGCTATGGCAGTGGCAGGAGGTTTTAA
- the HNRNPA1 gene encoding heterogeneous nuclear ribonucleoprotein A1 isoform X1 has protein sequence MSKSESPKEPEQLRKLFIGGLSFETTDESLRSHFEQWGTLTDCVVMRDPNTKRSRGFGFVTYSTVEEVDAAMNARPHKVDGRVVEPKRAVSREDSQRPGAHLTVKKIFVGGIKEDTEEHHLRDYFEQYGKIEVIEIMTDRGSGKKRGFAFVTFDDHDSVDKIVIQKYHTVNGHNCEVRKALSKQEMASASSSQRGRSGSGNFGGGRGGGFGGNDNFGRGGNFSGRGGFGGSRGGGGYGGSGDGYNGFGNDGSNFGGGGSYNDFGSYNNQSSNFGPMKGGNFGGRSSGPYGGGGQYFAKPRNQGGYGGSSSSSSYGSGRRF, from the exons ATGTCTAAGTCAGAG TCTCCTAAAGAGCCCGAACAGCTGCGGAAACTCTTCATCGGAGGTTTGAGCTTTGAAACAACGGATGAGAGTTTGAGGAGCCATTTTGAGCAATGGGGGACGCTCACGGACTGTGTG GTAATGAGAGATCCAAACACCAAGCGCTCCAGAGGCTTTGGGTTTGTTACTTATTCTACTGTGGAGGAGGTGGATGCAGCCATGAATGCAAGGCCACACAAAGTAGACGGAAGAGTTGTGGAACCAAAGAGGGCTGTCTCACGAGAA GACTCTCAAAGACCAGGTGCCCATTTAACTGTGAAAAAGATCTTTGTTGGTGGCATTAAAGAAGACACTGAAGAACATCATCTAAGAGATTATTTTGAGCAGTATGGGAAAATTGAAGTGATTGAAATCATGACGGACCGAGGCAGTGGCAAGAAGAGGGGCTTTGCTTTTGTTACTTTTGATGACCATGACTCCGTAGATAAGATTGTCA ttCAGAAATACCATACTGTGAATGGACACAACTGTGAAGTAAGGAAAGCCCTGTCAAAGCAAGAGATGGCCAGTGCTTCATCCAGCCAAAGAG GTCGAAGTGGTTCTGGAAACTTTGGTGGCGGCCGTGGAGGTGGTTTtggtgggaatgacaactttGGTCGTGGAGGAAACTTCAGTGGGCGTG GTGGCTTTGGTGGCAGCCGTGGTGGTGGTGGATATGGAGGCAGTGGGGACGGTTATAACGGATTTGGTAATGACG GAAGCAATTTTGGAGGTGGCGGAAGCTACAATGATTTTGGCAGTTACAACAATCAGTCTTCAAATTTTGGACCCATGAAGGGTGGAAACTTTGGAGGCAGAAGCTCTGGCCCTTATGGTGGTGGAGGTCAATACTTTGCCAAACCACGAAACCAAG gTGGCTATGGCGGTTCAAGCAGCAGCAGTAGCTATGGCAGTGGCAGGAGGTTTTAA